In one Nostoc sp. KVJ3 genomic region, the following are encoded:
- a CDS encoding XisI protein, translated as MDKLTRYRQLVQQILHDYSDQKPANGNIEVETIFDTERDHYQIVHVGWEGQDWVHSCIIHIDIKGSKIWLQWNGTEDDIAANLVAVGVPKEDIVLGFQSPFMRQFTEYAVS; from the coding sequence ATGGATAAATTAACTCGATATCGCCAGCTTGTACAACAGATATTACATGATTATAGTGATCAAAAACCAGCTAACGGAAATATAGAAGTTGAAACAATTTTTGATACAGAACGTGACCATTATCAAATAGTTCATGTAGGGTGGGAAGGTCAAGACTGGGTACATAGTTGTATTATTCATATTGATATTAAAGGTAGTAAGATTTGGCTTCAGTGGAATGGTACAGAAGATGATATTGCAGCTAATTTGGTAGCTGTGGGAGTTCCCAAGGAAGACATTGTGTTAGGTTTTCAGTCTCCTTTTATGAGACAGTTTACAGAATATGCAGTGAG
- a CDS encoding XisH family protein, which yields MSAKDVFHEVVKTALQKDGWQITHDPLTISVGGVNLSIDLAAQKLIAAEREGQKIAVEVKSFLERSSAISEFHTALGQFINYRSALRRRQPERVLYLAVPLTTYKTFFQLDFPKEMIAENQVKMLIYDVEQEVIFQWIN from the coding sequence ATGTCTGCTAAAGATGTCTTTCATGAAGTTGTCAAAACAGCTTTACAGAAAGATGGTTGGCAAATTACTCACGATCCACTCACGATTAGCGTGGGAGGAGTTAATCTTTCGATTGATTTAGCCGCCCAAAAGCTGATTGCAGCAGAACGTGAAGGACAAAAAATTGCAGTCGAAGTCAAAAGTTTTTTAGAAAGGTCGTCTGCTATTTCAGAATTTCATACAGCATTAGGACAGTTTATTAATTATAGAAGTGCATTACGACGGCGGCAACCGGAGCGTGTTTTGTATTTAGCAGTACCTTTAACAACTTACAAAACATTTTTTCAACTTGATTTTCCTAAAGAGATGATAGCAGAAAACCAAGTTAAAATGCTTATCTATGATGTAGAACAAGAGGTGATTTTCCAATGGATAAATTAA
- a CDS encoding magnesium chelatase subunit H, with amino-acid sequence MFTHVKSTIRHIAPDNLRGRSLIKVVYVVLESQYQSALSQAVRTINANNPNLAIEISGYLIEELRDPENYEEFKREIENANIFIASLIFIEDLAQKVVAAVEPHRDHLDVSVVFPSMPEVMRLNKMGSFSLAQLGQSKSAIAQFMRKRKEKSGAGFQDGMLKLLRTLPQVLKFLPMDKAQDARNFMLSFQYWLGGSPENLENFLLMLADKYVFKGLEKQDFAPSTYEQPVVYPDLGIWHPLAPSMFEDVREYLNWYTARKDISSDLKDPLAPCVGLVLQRTHLVTGDDAHYVAMVQELEAMGARVLPVFAGGLDFSKPVDAYFYEPITKIQLVDAVISLTGFALVGGPARQDHPKAIESLKRLNRPYMVALPLVFQTTEEWMDSDLGLHPIQVALQIAIPELDGAIEPIILSGRDGTTGKAIALRDRVEAVAERALKWANLRRKPKLDKKVAITVFSFPPDKGNVGTAAYLDVFASIYEVMKALKNNGYDLPELPESAEALLQEVIHDAQAQYNSPELNVAYKMSVPEYEALTPYSHRLEENWGPPPGHLNSDGQNLLIYGKQFGNVFIGVQPTFGYEGDPMRLLFSRSASPHHGFAAYYTYLEQVWKADAVLHFGTHGSLEFMPGKQMGMSGDCYPDNLIGSIPNLYYYAANNPSEATIAKRRSYAETISYLTPPAENAGLYKGLKELSELIASYQTLKDSGRGVSIVNSIMDKCRIVNLDKDINLPETDARDMSTDDRDNIVGNVYRKLMEIESRLLPCGLHVIGKPPSAEEAIATLVNIASLDRQEEGLQGLPGIIANSIGRNIDDIYQNNDRGILEDVQLLQDITLATRAAVTALVQEQIDAEGRVSLVSRLNFFNMGKKEPWVEALHKAGYPKVDTAALKPLLEYLEFCLQQVCADNELGALLRGLEGEYILPGPGGDPIRNPDVLPTGKNIHALDPQSIPTTAAVQSAKIVVDRLLIRNKAENDGKWPETIACVLWGTDNIKTYGESLAQIMWMVGVRPVPDALGRVNKLELISLEELGRPRIDVVINCSGVFRDLFINQMNLLDQGVKMAAEADEPLDMNFVRKHALQQAEEMGINLRQAATRVFSNASGSYSSNINLAVENSTWDSEAELQEMYLNRKSFSFNSDNPGIMDESRQIFESTLKTADATFQNLDSSEISLTDVSHYFDSDPTKLVASLRGDGKKPASYIADTTTANAQVRTLSETVRLDARTKLLNPKWYEGMLSHGYEGVRELSKRLVNTTGWSATAGAVDNWIYEDTNETFIKDEEMQKRLLNLNPHSFRKIVSTLLEVNGRGYWETSEDNLDRLRELYQEVEDRIEGIE; translated from the coding sequence GTTGTCTTTCCCTCTATGCCAGAGGTAATGCGCCTGAATAAAATGGGCAGCTTTTCTCTAGCACAGTTGGGTCAGTCAAAAAGTGCGATCGCTCAATTCATGCGGAAACGCAAAGAAAAATCCGGTGCGGGATTCCAAGATGGGATGCTGAAGCTTTTGCGAACCCTCCCGCAAGTGCTGAAGTTTTTACCGATGGACAAGGCACAGGATGCCCGAAATTTCATGCTCAGTTTTCAGTATTGGCTAGGTGGTTCTCCAGAAAATCTGGAAAACTTCTTGCTGATGCTAGCTGATAAATACGTATTTAAAGGTTTAGAGAAACAAGATTTTGCACCTTCTACTTATGAACAGCCGGTTGTTTATCCCGATTTAGGGATTTGGCATCCTTTGGCTCCCAGTATGTTTGAGGATGTCAGAGAATACCTCAATTGGTATACAGCTCGTAAGGATATTTCTAGCGATCTCAAAGATCCCTTAGCTCCTTGTGTCGGGTTGGTATTGCAACGCACCCACCTAGTTACAGGCGATGATGCCCATTATGTGGCAATGGTGCAGGAGTTGGAAGCAATGGGCGCACGGGTATTACCTGTGTTTGCTGGTGGTTTGGATTTCTCCAAGCCTGTGGATGCTTACTTCTACGAACCAATTACCAAAATACAGTTAGTAGATGCAGTGATATCGCTGACTGGTTTTGCTTTAGTGGGTGGCCCAGCTAGACAAGATCATCCCAAAGCAATTGAATCACTCAAACGCTTAAACCGTCCTTACATGGTGGCGTTACCCTTAGTATTCCAAACCACAGAAGAGTGGATGGATAGCGATTTAGGGTTACATCCAATTCAAGTAGCTTTGCAAATTGCGATTCCTGAATTGGATGGGGCAATTGAGCCGATAATATTATCGGGTAGAGATGGGACTACAGGAAAAGCGATCGCACTGCGCGATCGGGTGGAAGCTGTAGCCGAACGCGCTTTAAAATGGGCGAACCTCCGCCGCAAGCCGAAACTTGATAAAAAAGTCGCCATCACCGTTTTCAGCTTCCCGCCAGATAAAGGCAACGTTGGAACCGCCGCTTACTTGGATGTATTCGCTTCCATCTACGAGGTGATGAAAGCCCTCAAAAATAACGGCTACGACTTACCAGAATTGCCAGAATCAGCCGAAGCGCTGCTGCAAGAAGTCATCCATGACGCCCAAGCGCAGTACAACAGCCCAGAACTGAACGTTGCTTACAAAATGTCGGTTCCTGAGTATGAGGCGCTGACTCCCTACTCTCACCGCTTAGAGGAAAACTGGGGCCCACCTCCCGGACATCTCAACAGTGATGGGCAAAACTTGCTAATTTATGGTAAGCAATTCGGTAATGTCTTCATCGGCGTACAACCTACATTCGGTTACGAAGGCGACCCGATGCGGTTGTTATTCTCCCGTTCAGCGAGTCCTCACCACGGTTTTGCTGCTTACTACACTTACCTAGAGCAAGTTTGGAAAGCTGATGCTGTACTGCACTTTGGTACACACGGTTCCTTGGAATTCATGCCAGGTAAACAGATGGGGATGTCTGGTGATTGTTATCCAGATAACTTGATTGGCTCAATTCCCAACCTGTATTACTACGCAGCCAATAATCCGAGTGAGGCGACAATTGCCAAACGCCGGAGTTATGCCGAAACAATTTCTTACTTGACACCGCCGGCAGAAAATGCTGGTTTGTATAAAGGTTTGAAGGAACTCAGCGAATTAATTGCTTCCTACCAAACCTTGAAAGATAGTGGACGCGGTGTTTCCATTGTCAATAGCATCATGGATAAATGCCGGATCGTCAACCTGGATAAGGATATTAACCTGCCAGAAACCGATGCCAGAGACATGAGTACCGACGATCGCGATAATATCGTTGGCAACGTCTACCGCAAGTTGATGGAAATCGAGTCGCGGTTGTTGCCTTGTGGTTTGCACGTTATTGGTAAACCACCAAGTGCAGAAGAAGCGATCGCAACTCTGGTAAACATTGCTAGTCTAGATCGTCAAGAAGAAGGACTTCAAGGCTTACCCGGAATTATCGCTAACAGCATTGGGCGTAACATTGACGATATTTACCAAAATAATGACAGAGGCATTTTAGAAGATGTCCAGTTATTGCAAGATATCACTTTAGCAACCCGTGCAGCAGTTACCGCCCTTGTGCAAGAGCAAATCGACGCGGAAGGACGAGTTTCTCTGGTTTCCCGGTTGAATTTCTTCAACATGGGTAAAAAGGAACCTTGGGTAGAAGCATTGCATAAAGCAGGTTATCCCAAAGTTGACACCGCAGCCTTAAAACCCCTACTTGAGTATTTGGAATTCTGTCTGCAACAAGTTTGTGCCGACAACGAACTAGGAGCATTACTCAGAGGCTTGGAAGGTGAGTATATCTTACCTGGCCCTGGTGGCGATCCCATCCGTAACCCGGATGTATTGCCCACGGGTAAGAATATCCATGCTTTAGATCCGCAATCCATCCCCACAACAGCAGCAGTTCAATCAGCCAAAATTGTCGTAGACAGGCTTTTGATCCGTAACAAGGCTGAAAATGATGGAAAATGGCCAGAAACCATCGCCTGTGTCCTCTGGGGAACCGATAACATCAAAACTTACGGCGAATCCCTAGCCCAAATTATGTGGATGGTGGGCGTGCGTCCAGTTCCCGATGCCTTGGGACGGGTGAACAAGTTGGAATTGATATCTCTAGAAGAGTTGGGACGACCAAGAATAGATGTGGTAATCAACTGTTCTGGTGTATTCCGCGACTTGTTCATCAACCAAATGAACCTGCTAGATCAAGGTGTGAAGATGGCAGCTGAGGCAGATGAACCCCTAGATATGAACTTTGTTCGCAAACATGCTTTGCAACAAGCTGAGGAAATGGGGATTAATCTGCGTCAAGCAGCAACGCGCGTTTTCTCCAACGCTTCTGGTTCCTACTCGTCAAATATCAACTTGGCGGTAGAAAACAGCACTTGGGACAGCGAAGCCGAGTTGCAGGAAATGTATCTCAACCGGAAATCATTCTCGTTCAATTCCGATAACCCCGGAATCATGGACGAATCCCGGCAGATTTTTGAAAGTACATTGAAAACTGCTGATGCAACTTTCCAAAATTTGGATTCTTCCGAGATTAGCTTAACGGATGTTTCCCACTACTTCGATTCAGATCCTACTAAGCTGGTGGCAAGTCTGCGCGGTGATGGTAAAAAACCAGCATCTTATATTGCAGACACAACCACAGCTAACGCTCAAGTGCGGACATTATCAGAAACCGTGCGTTTGGATGCGCGTACCAAATTATTAAATCCCAAGTGGTACGAGGGGATGCTGTCTCACGGTTATGAAGGTGTGCGCGAACTCTCCAAGCGGTTGGTTAATACAACAGGTTGGAGTGCGACAGCCGGCGCTGTGGATAACTGGATTTATGAGGATACAAACGAAACCTTCATCAAAGATGAAGAAATGCAGAAGCGGTTGCTGAACCTTAATCCCCATTCTTTCCGCAAGATTGTATCAACTTTGTTGGAAGTGAATGGACGCGGTTATTGGGAGACTAGCGAGGATAATTTAGATCGTCTGCGCGAGTTGTACCAAGAAGTTGAAGACCGGATTGAAGGGATAGAATAA